The Phyllopteryx taeniolatus isolate TA_2022b chromosome 7, UOR_Ptae_1.2, whole genome shotgun sequence genome has a segment encoding these proteins:
- the LOC133480922 gene encoding GTPase IMAP family member 8-like, with amino-acid sequence MAHEEEIKEMPERRLVLIGGRRDGKSSSANTILGEERFESGRTRTAQSEVRHGIVGGRNLVVVDTPGWKSSPSLSEIPERDKQQFKLYASKCPPGPHAFVLVIPTDSRFSFKQKKTLQEHMTLLGEQAWRYSMVLFTFGDYLDNNTIEQHIEREGEALTWLIEKCQNRYHVLNNEDKNNSSQVTQLMEKIDEMVDDNDNRFYVLDNHTFHNIEKKQEEVAQKAEERSRRALEQREQMKMIVSEMEPIQQLRIILLGSRFVGKTCVGNTILGIKENDEGRTTLSEVLQGSVGRTDIIIVDTPGWQKAFLACDTPEMIKDRMLQSMFKCLPGPHVFLLVIDADASFNTRHLDAATSHVELFGEGVWKHTLVVFTRADWQGSHAIEEYIESEGKALQSLVERCWNRYHVLDKMNKDNGTRVDELLEKITLTLAGNGRRHFQPDQMMMEALMEREKKVENAAKLRSQLKATRVDKGSAQNLKELRILILGEKMSGKTTAANCLLRSNVFPTNDECLAREAQVAGRQVTVVDTPGWYSEAQCTWAQDREIVRGLSLSPEGVHAVLFVISLDFKFTKANQETLEDHIKLFGDSVWNHTMVLFTNVDTLADRPLEEYIEREHRALQWLVDKCGNKYHCLNVAETSNIRQHDQLFEKIEEMSAKNQGRLFRADIKDIHPRIDEKFQKKKIKDTVQHLIEQQCRSRELELLKGFKEKLEKLHQDIKEIVPAPVALSTGFKAKVKKKSVLSDIEQEIEELNKSIFKLMHLRRNSMDLISSLSGSTQGMDDDLKCLSTLQISTNQDSQLTLDFSESSR; translated from the exons ATGGCACACGAGGAGG AGATAAAAGAGATGCCGGAGAGAAGGCTGGTGCTGATCGGTGGTAGACGGGATGGTAAAAGCTCCTCGGCCAACACGATACTGGGAGAAGAACGGTTCGAATCCGGCCGGACTCGAACAGCTCAATCCGAAGTGAGACATGGAATAGTGGGGGGCCGGAACCTGGTGGTGGTTGACACTCCGGGATGGAAGAGCTCTCCCTCCCTCAGCGAGATCCCAGAAAGAGACAAGCAACAATTTAAGCTCTACGCATCCAAGTGTCCACCTGGACCGCATGCTTTCGTCCTTGTCATCCCCACAGATTCTAGGTTCTCCTTCAAGCAGAAGAAGACTTTGCAGGAACACATGACGCTGCTGGGGGAACAGGCGTGGCGATACAGCATGGTGCTGTTCACCTTTGGAGACTACCTGGACAACAACACCATTGAGCAGCACATTGAGCGTGAGGGTGAAGCGCTCACCTGGCTGATAGAAAAGTGCCAGAACAGGTATCACGTGCTCAACAACGAGGACAAGAACAATTCATCGCAGGTTACTCAGCTGATGGAGAAGATTGACGAAATGGTCGATGACAACGATAACAGATTCTACGTGCTGGACAATCACACATTCCACAACATCGAGAAAAAGCAAGAAGAAGTGGCTCAAAAGGCCGAAGAGCGATCGAGGCGGGCCTTGGAACAAAGagagcaaatgaaaatgattgtttCAG AAATGGAACCCATCCAGCAACTTCGTATTATTCTCCTGGGCAGCCGCTTTGTCGGGAAAACCTGCGTAGGGAACACCATCTTGGGAATCAAAGAAAACGACGAAGGAAGAACAACGCTCTCCGAGGTCCTGCAGGGCTCAGTGGGCAGGACCGACATTATAATTGTGGACACCCCAGGTTGGCAGAAAGCCTTCCTTGCGTGCGACACGCCGGAAATGATCAAGGACAGGATGCTGCAAAGCATGTTCAAGTGCCTCCCGGGCCCCCACGTTTTCTTGCTGGTGATCGACGCAGATGCCTCGTTTAACACCCGGCACCTGGATGCAGCCACCTCTCATGTAGAGCTGTTCGGAGAGGGTGTGTGGAAACACACATTGGTGGTGTTCACCCGAGCAGACTGGCAAGGGTCGCACGCCATAGAAGAGTACATCGAGAGCGAGGGGAAAGCCCTGCAGTCGCTTGTGGAGCGATGCTGGAACAGATATCACGTTTTGGacaagatgaacaaagacaacGGCACCCGGGTTGACGAGCTGCTGGAGAAAATCACGCTGACTCTGGCAGGGAACGGACGGCGACATTTTCAACCCGATCAGATGATGATGGAGGCGTtgatggagagagaaaaaaaagtggaaaacgcCGCCAAACTGAGAAGTCAACTCAAGGCCACCAGAGTAGACAAAG GTTCTGCCCAAAACCTGAAGGAGCTGAGAATTTTGATTCTTGGTGAAAAGATGTCAGGAAAGACAACAGCAGCAAATTGCCTCCTGCGGAGCAACGTGTTCCCCACGAATGACGAGTGTCTGGCCAGGGAGGCGCAGGTCGCTGGCAGGCAAGTCACAGTGGTCGACACCCCGGGCTGGTATAGCGAGGCCCAATGCACCTGGGCGCAGGACCGAGAAATAGTCCGAGGTCTGAGCCTGAGCCCTGAGGGGGTCCACGCTGTTCTGTTTGTGATTTCCCTGGATTTCAAATTCACCAAGGCCAATCAGGAGACCCTGGAGGATCATATTAAGCTCTTTGGCGACAGCGTCTGGAACCATACAATGGTTCTGTTCACAAACGTGGACACCTTGGCAGACAGACCCCTGGAGGAGTATATCGAGAGGGAGCACAGAGCGCTGCAGTGGTTGGTAGACAAGTGTGgaaacaaataccactgtcTGAACGTTGCAGAGACAAGCAACATTCGCCAGCACGACCAGCTGTTTGAGAAGATAGAGGAGATGTCAGCAAAGAACCAGGGCCGCCTCTTCCGAGCCGACATAAAAGACATCCACCCGAGGATTGATGAGAAGTTccagaagaagaaaatcaaAGATACTGTGCAACATTTGATAGAGCAGCAGTGCAGGAGCCGAGAGCTGGAACTGTTGAAGGGCTTCAAGGAGAAGCTCGAAAAGCTGCATCAGGACATAAAGGAGATTGTCCCCGCTCCAGTGGCACTAA GCACAGGTTTCAAGGCCAAGGTGAAGAAGAAATCTGTCCTGTCAGATATCGAACAAGAGATTGAAGAGCTGAATAAGAGCATTTTCAAGTTAATGCATCTTCGTCGGAACAGCATGGACTTAATCAGTAGCT TGAGTGGATCCACCCAAGGCATGGATGACGATCTCAAATGTCTGTCTACGCTTCAAATCAGCACAAATCAAGACTCCCAGCTCACACTCGACTTTTCAGAGTCATCGAGATAG